In the genome of Abyssalbus ytuae, the window CGTGATAGTTTAAGAGCAAAAATTAAAGAAGCAAAAGATTATAAAGCCGACGAGCCTGCAGATAATGTTATAAACCGTAGTGCATCCGGAAAAAAAGAAAATCCCCTGGATGAAATTAATGAAAAAATTATCCTTTTAACAAAAACATCTAACTACACTGAACTTCTTAAAATAACCGATGAAGCTTTGGAAAATTATCCTGCCCAGGTTAATTTTTACTATTCCAAAGGATTTGCTCTTAATAAACTCAAAAAGCACGGTGAGGCCATAGAAACATTATTGGCGGGTATCGACTATTTGGTAGACGACACAGAACTGGAGGGCAATATTTACCGCGAATTGATGTTAGCTTATGAAGCAACAGGCAATCAGGAAAAAGCGAAAGAATTTCAAAATAAAATAAAAACAGGCTTGTAAATTACAATATGAAAGTTATAAACAGATTACTTTTTTTTCTCATTCCATGCACAGCACTTTTACTAACCTCATGTAAAAGCAAGCAAATACTTGCCGAAGGTGAAGTTAAAAGCAACCTGTCGGCTAAAACAATTATAAATAATCATTACAAAAACCAACTCGATTTTAAAACTATTCGTGGCCGTTTAAAAATAGATTATGAAAACGGCAAAAATTCCGAAGGGTTTACTTTAAGTCTCCGTATGGAAAAAGATAAAGCCATTTGGCTTAGCGCTACCTTGTCAATGGTAAAAGTTTTAATAACCCCAAACAGGGTAAGTTTTTATAACAAACTGGACAACACGTACTTTGATGGTGATTTTTCATACCTCAGCAAATTTCTGGGAACCCAACTGGATTTTGACAAAGTGCAGAACCTGTTAATCGGGCAGGCAATGTTTGATTTGAAAGAAGACACTTATTTCGCTTCCATATCCAACAACAACTATCAGTTAAAACCGAAAAAAGATCTTCAGCTTTTTAAAAAGCTTTTCTTAATTGAACCGGGAAATTTTAAGATGTCCCTTCAACAACTTTCTCAACCGGAAAACGGAAGATTATTAAACATAAACTACAAATCATATCAGAAAGTTGAACAAAAAACCTTTCCTGATGAATTAGTTATTGAAGCCGAAGAAGGCAATAATAAAACCCTGATCGCCATAGCCTATAAAAGTATTGAATTCAATCAAAAGGTTACCTTTCCCTACTCAATACCTGATGGATACAAAGAGATTAGTCTGAAATAAAATGATGAGAATAAAAGCTGTTTACGGGTTTTTCTTTGGTGTACTGTTGTTTTTTTCAGTATGCCCTGTTACACTTGCCCAATCTTCAGAGCAAAAAGAACTTGAAGCAAAAAGGGAACGTTTACAGGAAGAAATCAAACAGATAAATTCACTTCTCTCTCAAAAAAGAAAAGAAAAAACCAATATATTAACCGAGCTGGAAGATATAGACCAGAAAATAAGAGTGCGGAAAGAACTTATAAAACTTACCCATCGTCAGGCCAATCTCATTATTAAACAAATAAACGACAATATAAAAAGAATAGATAATCTTCGCACCGATTTAAAATTATTAAAAGAAGATTATGCCGATATGATCAGAAAATCTTATAAAAATAACTCACATCAAAGCCGGTTAATGTTCCTTCTTTCATCCGAAAATTTTTTTCAGGCATATAAACGTCTTCAGTATATCAAACAATATACAAACTACCGCAAAGAACAGGGACTGGAAATACAGGAAAAAACCAAAGAGTTACAACAGCTCAATAAAGACTTGGTCATACAGCAAAAAGAAAAAGAAACACTTATATCTGACAATAAATTGGCCCAAAAAGAGCTGGAAGAAGAACTCAAAACACAACGTGAGCTTATAACCAGTATTAAAGCTAAAGAAAGTGAATATGCTGCCCAGATAAAGAAAAAACAAAGGGAAAGCGATGCCATAGACAAACAAATTGACCGTTTAATTGAAGAGGCCATTGCAAAATCCAATAAAAGTTCTGGCGGAAATACCAAGTCTACCAATTTTGCATTAACCGCCGAAGCAAAATTACTGGATGCCGGTTTTAAATCCAATAAGGGTAAATTACCATGGCCGGTAGAAAAAGGAGTAGTAATTATGGGATATGGCACACAACCCCATCCGGTTGTAAAATCAGTTAATATAAAAAGTAACGGAGTGCGTATTGCTACCGAAGAAGGGTCCAAAGCCCGCTCTGTTTTTGAAGGCAAAGTATTAGCTGTACAAATAATAAAAGGCGGCAATAAAGTGGTGCTGGTACAACACGGTAATTACATTTCGGTATACAATAACTTAAGTAAAGTTTTTGTGAAAGAAGGGGATGATGTAGTAACTAAACAGGAAATAGGAGAAGTTTTTACAAGTAAAATAAACAATGAAACTATCCTTAAATTTATGATTTACGAAAACAATCGCACTAGCAATCCTGCCAACTGGATTTTCCAGATGTAATAATTAATCTTCAACAAACAAAGCCCTTAATTCCGTGGCTTCTTTAGGTTTCAGTTTTCCTGCCAATACCAGGCTTAATTGTTTTCTTCTTAGTGCTGCCGCATAACGATCTTCTTCCAATCCGGTTTCCGGCTTTACAGGGGGAACTTCAACCGGTTTACCGGTATCGTCTACAGCTACAAACGTATAAATAGCTTCATTTGCTTTGGTCCGGCTGCCACTTTCCCTGTCTTCTATCCACACATCAATAAAAACCTCCATAGAGGTCTTAAATGCCCTTGAAATATTAGCCTCTACCGTAACCACACTTCCCAAGGGGATGGCCCGGTTAAAAGCCACATGGTTTACTGATGCTGTTACCACGATCCTTCTTGAATGCCTTCTGGCAGATATGCTGGCACAACGGTCCATTCGTGCCAATAATTCTCCCCCGAATAAATTGTTTAAAGGGTTTGTTTCACTGGGTAAAACCAAATCGGTCATTATTGTTCTGGATTCAGAAGGAGTCTTTGCCTGCATATTTTAAATTTTTGGCAAAGATATCAGCAAATAAATCAATAAAAAAATAACACTCTATTTATTGTTTTAGTTCCTTTATTTTTCTTTCAGGAGAAAGTAATTTTCCGGTTTTTTTGAGGATCATTTCTTTTAACTTAACGTTTACGGTTAAAGAAATGTCCTGTGAATTTGATCCAATCAAAAAATGATAATCTCCACGGTCAATATTCCAGGAAGTCGTATGATCATTATAATAAGCAAGTTCACCATTTTTAATAAAAATTTTTACACTTTCCGATTTCCCGGGATTCAGCAAGTTTGTTTTTGCAAATCCTTTGAGTTCTTTTTCAGGTTTTTCAATTTTTCCCTTCGGGGAAATTACATATACTTGTGCTATTTCTTTACCTGCATATTTACCTGTGTTTTTAACATTAAAAGCCACTTCAACACCATCATTTTTTGTCTTTACACTTAAATCAGAATATTCAAAAGATGTATAGGATAATCCGAAACCAAAAGGATAAGAAGTTTTAACTTTAAAGGTGTCAAAATATCTGTATCCTACATAAATCCCTTCTTCATATATTTCTTCAGACGGTAATGCCATCAAAGGATTTTCCGGAGCCGGGGCAGATGGATCTAAGAGTTTTCCCGGAAAATTTTTTGAAGAATACACATCGTTTAACATTATTGGAAAAGTTACAGGAAGTTTACCCGAAGGAGTCACTTTACCAGATAATACATCTACTATTGCGTTTCCGGCTTCCTGCCCTGGTTGCCACGCCAGTAAAATAGCATCAGCCAGGTTTTTCCAACAGGCAGTTTCTATTACACCTCCTATATTTAAAATAATCACGAACTTTTTTCCTTTATTATGAAATGCTTCGCTTATTTGTTTTAGAATGTTTTTTTCTTCATCGGTTAAATAAAAATCCGCTTCTGCTGTTCTGTCTTTAAACTCACCAGAAGTTCTTCCTAATGTAAATACAGCTACATCATTTTCATCGGCAATTTTATAAAGCTCTTCCTCAGTCCATAATTTTTCTCTCACCAATACATCCGGCTCAAAAAAGAATTTTTTTGGTGGTATTTTTCCTTTTTCCTCTTCAATATAAGTTTTATAACTGTTCACCATCAACTCATCCACATCAAATCCCGCATTCATAAAACCTTCTTCCAACGAAACCATATATGCCTTATTAACATCTCCACTGCCCGTACCACCGGCAATGGTTTCATACGATGTTACACCTAATAATGCTACTTTTAAAGTATTTTTAAAAGGTAGAATACCTTCATTTTTTAATAACACCATTCCCTCAGTGGCAATATTTCTTGCTAAAGTTTTATTGGCCTCCAAATCGGGTTTATTAGAGGATTTATAATTTTTAAAGCTTGGGGTTTTTAAATATTGCCTTAAAATATTTTCAATATTTCTGTCTAATATATCTTCTTTCAGACGACCTTCTTTAACTGCATTTAGTATAGCTTCCGCCTGTTGTTCGGTGCCCGGCATTAATAAATCATTTCCGGCTTTCATTTGTGATACAGCATCTTTTCCTGCGAACCAATCAGTCATTACAAACCCCTCATACTTCCATTCATCCCGAAGCAAATTAGTGAGCAATTGATGATTTTCGGATGCATAGGTCCCATTAATTTTATTATATGATGACATAACAGCCCATGGTTTGCCTTCATCTATTGCTATTTTAAACCCTCTTAAATAAATTTCTCTTAAAGCCCTTTCTCCTACTATCGTATTCAGGGCCATCCTGTTTGTTTCAGAATTATTGGCAACAAAATGTTTAATAGTTGCCCCAATACCTTCACTTTGAACTCCTTTAACAAAAGCAGCTGCAATTTTTCCAGATAAAACAGGATCTTCAGAATAGTATTCAAAATTTCTTCCTCCCAAAGGATTTCTATGAATATTTAATGCGGGAGCCAGCAAAAAATCTATTCCATATTCCTTTCCTTCGTTACCAAAAGCCTTCCCCATTAAGGTAACCAGATCAAGGTGCCATGTTGATGATAATGCAGTAGCTGTAGGAAAAGCAGTTGCATAGAAAGTTTCACCTGGTAAATTTTCTCGTGTGGGACTTATACGTATGCCTGCAGGTCCATCGGCAAATACTATTGCCGGCATATCCAGCTTTTTTATCTGATAGCTGGTTCCTGCTGCTCCCGGCACTTTATTTTTAGTGACCCCTACCGTAGCCTGAGGGGCCTGGGCACTTTGAGATATTCCGGGAATATCCATACCAGTGCCAATCACCAAATAAACTTTTTCTTCTAAGGAGAGTTGTTTGATTAATTCTTGTACATCAGAATTATTCTTTTGGCTATATAAGCTTAAAGAAATTAATACAGACAGAAATAAAATGGCTTTTTTCATCTATTTAATTATTTGGTTTATAAAGGCTGCCTATAAATTTTCATTACCGGCAAAGCGAAAAATAAATTTATGTACACTTACTGCAAGCACATAACTAATTCATTTTCAGTAACATCAAATTTCAAAAATTATTAAATGAAAACCATTGACAATTGTCAAAAAAATCATACCTGGTTGCGAATTCTACTCAAAGTCTCTGAAGTTATTCCTAAATAAGAAGCTATATGCTGCAAAGGCACCTTTTGTAAAATTTCCGGATTAAATTCAATTAAACGTTTATAGCGTTGCAAAGCCGTTTCAAATTGAACGGAATCCATCCTTATTTGAGAGAGAATAAGAGATCCTGAAAGGAGTTTTATAAAAAGGTTAGATACCTCTAAGTTCGTTTTTATTAATTTGTCCAATCCATCTTTAGAGAAACAAATAATTTCGGAATCTTCTAAAGCTTCTATTATCAACTTACTGGGAACATGTTGAAAATAGCTTATAATAGAAAAACAAAAATGTTTTTCAGGGGTGAACCATTCAGTAATTTCTTTTCCTTTTTTATAGTAGAAAATTCGTAAAAAACCTCTATTCACAAAATAGATGTGCTTGCATACTTCCCCCTGTTTAAGCAATAAATTATCTCTGGCAACTTTTTTTAAAGTTAAAAAGTCACTAATCTGTTTTTTACTTTTTTCGCTTAAAGAACTTATGTCATTTAAAGCATTTAGATATTTCAGGTACATTTTTTTGGATATGTTACAGGAAACAGCAAGACAGAAAGAAAATAATTCTACTCGGCAACCAGCAACCAGGCTTCGGACGAATCGGTTCTTTTTACCTCCCTCAGAAACTCCAGGGCTTCCTGAACATCGGAGAAGCTGTCATAAACCACCTGGTGTAAACCGTATTTATTTTTGCCTATCCTGTTGGCATTGTATCCTTTTGCCAAAAGCTGATCAACTCTTTTGTCAGCGTTTTCTTCAACCCTGAAAGCACCTGCAACCACATGGTACTTTAAAACTTCATTATTAAAATCAAGATTTACAGTAACCGCTGGTAATTCAGCCGGATCAGCGTCAAAAAAAGTAGCTTGCTGAATGTTTCTCTCAACCTCCTGTTGTACTTCCTGCTGCACAACCTGATTTTGTTGTACCTGGCGGGTATTTAAAGTTTTTACCCCGAATGCTATGGTAGACGCAGCTATTAAAAATACCGCTGCATATTTCAAGTAAGATCTTTTTTCCTTTCTCTTTTCAGGGGTAAAAAGAATAGGTGCTTTTTCTTCAAGCTCCTCTACTTCTTCTTTTAATATTTCCCTGGTTATGGTTTCGGACACAAAAGAATCACATCCGAAAGCTGAAGTAAGGTAATTTATACTGAATGACGGTTGAAACTGAATTTTTTCTTCTTTGTTCAACCATAAATCACCTACATTTTTAAAAAAAAGTTTTTCACCGTTTTTAAGAGCCGCCACCCATCTTTCCACCTGATTTTCTATCCTTACAATGGCTTCTTCATAAGTGGTTTTCTCTACATCGGCTACATACTTCGCTAAAATGCCATCATTAAATTTTAATTGCGAGTTAAAAGACAAAAGCTTTGTAGGAGGATAAAAGGTATGGGTTTTTACCTCAATAATTTCCGCAGGTCTTTTCTGGGCTAAAAAAGCACCAAAACCAGGCACTGCCACACATTGATACCTATATAATAAATCGCTTATGTACTTTTCTAACTGCATAAAACAAAGATGAAAAAAATATTAACACGATGAAAGTTTATACGCAAGTTTTTCATCTATGGAAGAAATTTTTGTTACTTGTATTTGAAAAACAATGAATGAATGACCCAAACCCAGTTAATCAGCGTACTAGCCCTGCTAAATGTAAAAAATATAGGAGATGCAACTGCAAAAAAACTTATTAAATATTGCGGAAGCGCCGAAAATGTATTTAAGGAAAAGAAAAACAATCTTTTAAAAATTGATGGAATTGGTGAACTTATAATTAAAGATCTATATAATCCTGTACATTTTAAACTGGCGGAAGAAGAACTAAAATTCGTAAATAACAACCAAATTCAACTTTCATACTTTACCGATGCCACTTACCCCGAAAAATTAAAGCATTGCCTGGATGGCCCTGTATTGATTTTCAAATCCGGAAACATTGACCTTCACAATAAAAAAATAATAAGCATTGTGGGTACCAGGCAAATTACTACCTACGGGACTGCTTTTTGCGAAAAACTTATTGAAGATTTAAGCCCGCTTAACCCGGTTATTGTTAGCGGCTTTGCTTACGGGGTAGACATTTGTGCACAAAAAACTGCCCTTAAATACGGCTTACAAACCATTGGCTGCCTCGCTCACGGTTTAAACCAGGTGTACCCTAAAGTACATGAAAAGTATGTTGCAGAGATAGAAAAAAACGGGGGATTTATTACCGACTTCTGGAGTAAAGACAACCCCGAACGCAATAATTTTTTAAGAAGAAACCGTATTATAGCCGGATTATCCGAAGGTACTATTGTAATTGAATCTGCCGAAAAAGGAGGTAGCCTTGTAACTGCCGACATTGCAACATCGTATAATCGGGAAGTTTTTGCAGTACCCGGCCGGACCGATGATAAATACAGTGCAGGCTGCAACAACCTTATCAAACATCAAAAAGCACACGTACTTACCAATGCTGCCGATGTAATATATATCTTAAACTGGAAAATTGAAGAAGAGAAAAAAAACAGGGTGGTACAAAAAAAGTTGTTTATAGAACTGGATGAAACCGAAAAAAACATATATGCCTTTCTTCAGAAAAATGGTAAAGAATTAATAGATATAATTGCTTTGGAATGCAAGCTTCCTGTTCATAAAGTTTCCACAACTTTACTCAATATGGAACTAAAAGGAGCGATAAGGCCACTACCGGGAAAAATGTTTGAAGCTATTTAAGCCCGGGGGAGAGTTACCGTAAAAACGGTTCCTTTATCCGCCACCGACGTGAAGTTTATTTCACCTTTATACGATTCAACTATATTTTTCACCATGGCCAGGCCTAAGCCCATACCACTCGTTTTAGTAGTAAACTTAGGCTCAAAAACTTTTTCCCTGTTCAAATCGGAAATACCTGCCCCGTTATCGGCTACGGAAATTTTTACATTCTTACCTTCCGAAAAAACTGATACCACAATTTTTCTCTCCCTGTCTTCGGGAATTGACTGAATAGCATTTTTTACCAGGTTGGTAACCACCCTTATAAGCTGGGTACGATCCAGTTTAGCTATAATTTCTTCTTTCTCGGATATAAACCGTATACAACCCTCATTAAAGATATCCAGTGCCAGTTTTACGGTTTTCACTACATTCAGTGTTTCATTTTGCTGAGCCGGCATTTGTGCAAAGCTGCTAAAAGCCGAAGCTATACTACTCATGGTATCAATCTGCTGAATAAGGGTTTTGGAAAACTCTGAGACCTTTTTTTCCATCTCCGGATCTTCAAGATTAAACTTTCTTTCAAAGCTCTGCACACTTAACCTCATTGGAGTAAGCGGATTTTTAATTTCATGCGCTACCTGTTTGGCCATTTCCCGCCATGCCTGCTCCCTTTCGCTTCTTGCCAGTTTTACAGCACTTTCCTCAAGTTCGTCTACCATACCGTTATAAGCATCAACCAGATCGCCAATTTCCTGACTGGGTTTATCTAAAAAGATCTTTTCGTTTCGCTTACTCAATTTTGTCTGATCTAGCTTAATACTTACTGCCTTTAAAGAACGGGTAATATATTTTGATACGAGGTATGCCAGGACAATAGCTATAATAAACATGAGAAAATATACTGCTGCCAGCCTCATTAAAAACTCCTTAAGCTCCGTTGTATTAAATGAATCATCTTCAAAATAGGGTATATTTAAAATACCGATAGGCTTAAATTTGGAATCGTTTATATAGGTATAGGAGGACTGAAAGCTTTCTCCCGCTACATGATTTTTTAATACATAGCGTTTATTGCTGCTTCTTATAAGCCCGTTCAAAATTTCGGGAGCAAGACAGTTGGAGACCGAATCATCTTCAAACCGGGGCTTGGAACTTCGTATCAGGTTTCCCTCCAGGTCATATATATTGAAATTTAAATTATGAACATCGGCTATTTTAAAAATTTCATCTTTAAAAATATATTTAAGATTTTCGGTTTTAACCTCCCAGGTAGTTTTAAGCAATTCATAATCTATACTGGCCTTTACCTGTTCCTCTTTTCGCTCCAGCCTGTCGCGGTGATAATCTATGGACTGCTCTTTGTACTGGTAAATAGTAACCCCGGCAATGAGCACTGATGCTATTACCACCAGTAATATCATTGAAAGAAATATTCTAAAACGTAGAGATAGCCTTTTATTCACTCATTATGTTTTTATCAGCTAAAGATAGCAATAATCACACCATTCATGTATTTTACAGCTTAAAGCTTTAAAAAACACAGGTCTGACAATTAATTTGAGGTGTTATGCCTCCGGATTTTTTTCGCGTATTTTTTTGTATAGCCTTATCCCCAGCATAAGCAGTATTACCAGCACCATCAATCCTGCCAGACCAAACACCCAGCTTATGGAACTTTTAAGTATTACCAGAAAAACTACAGCAAACAAAATAATAGTTGCTCCTTCATTCCATATTCTCATAAACTTTGAAGTATATCTTACATCATCTCTTTGAAGTTGCTTAAAAATTTGATGAGTTTTAAAATGATACAGGTAAAGTAACAGTACAAAAACAAGTTTTACATGCATCCAGCCTTCAGTAAGCCAGGAAGGGATAATTACAAGTAACCATACGGCAAATATGGTAGCCAAAACAGCCGATGGCCAGGTAATAATAAACCATAACCGTTTTGCCATAAGCTTTAGTTGCTTCCCTAAAATTTCTTTTTCGGGGGATGGCTTAGCAAAAGCTTCAATCTGATAAATAAAGAGGCGTGGTATATAAAATAATCCGGCAAACCAGGTAATAACAAATATTAAGTGTAAGGACTTAATGTAATTATAATATTCTCCCATATTCAAATTTACAGCTATTTAAGCTTTAAACGAACTTCTTTGTTTAAAAAATACCCTGTTACAATAGTAGAAAGAACATCGGAAACCGGGAAAG includes:
- a CDS encoding DUF4292 domain-containing protein, with product MKVINRLLFFLIPCTALLLTSCKSKQILAEGEVKSNLSAKTIINNHYKNQLDFKTIRGRLKIDYENGKNSEGFTLSLRMEKDKAIWLSATLSMVKVLITPNRVSFYNKLDNTYFDGDFSYLSKFLGTQLDFDKVQNLLIGQAMFDLKEDTYFASISNNNYQLKPKKDLQLFKKLFLIEPGNFKMSLQQLSQPENGRLLNINYKSYQKVEQKTFPDELVIEAEEGNNKTLIAIAYKSIEFNQKVTFPYSIPDGYKEISLK
- a CDS encoding murein hydrolase activator EnvC family protein, encoding MMRIKAVYGFFFGVLLFFSVCPVTLAQSSEQKELEAKRERLQEEIKQINSLLSQKRKEKTNILTELEDIDQKIRVRKELIKLTHRQANLIIKQINDNIKRIDNLRTDLKLLKEDYADMIRKSYKNNSHQSRLMFLLSSENFFQAYKRLQYIKQYTNYRKEQGLEIQEKTKELQQLNKDLVIQQKEKETLISDNKLAQKELEEELKTQRELITSIKAKESEYAAQIKKKQRESDAIDKQIDRLIEEAIAKSNKSSGGNTKSTNFALTAEAKLLDAGFKSNKGKLPWPVEKGVVIMGYGTQPHPVVKSVNIKSNGVRIATEEGSKARSVFEGKVLAVQIIKGGNKVVLVQHGNYISVYNNLSKVFVKEGDDVVTKQEIGEVFTSKINNETILKFMIYENNRTSNPANWIFQM
- a CDS encoding acyl-CoA thioesterase produces the protein MQAKTPSESRTIMTDLVLPSETNPLNNLFGGELLARMDRCASISARRHSRRIVVTASVNHVAFNRAIPLGSVVTVEANISRAFKTSMEVFIDVWIEDRESGSRTKANEAIYTFVAVDDTGKPVEVPPVKPETGLEEDRYAAALRRKQLSLVLAGKLKPKEATELRALFVED
- a CDS encoding beta-glucosidase family protein, producing MKKAILFLSVLISLSLYSQKNNSDVQELIKQLSLEEKVYLVIGTGMDIPGISQSAQAPQATVGVTKNKVPGAAGTSYQIKKLDMPAIVFADGPAGIRISPTRENLPGETFYATAFPTATALSSTWHLDLVTLMGKAFGNEGKEYGIDFLLAPALNIHRNPLGGRNFEYYSEDPVLSGKIAAAFVKGVQSEGIGATIKHFVANNSETNRMALNTIVGERALREIYLRGFKIAIDEGKPWAVMSSYNKINGTYASENHQLLTNLLRDEWKYEGFVMTDWFAGKDAVSQMKAGNDLLMPGTEQQAEAILNAVKEGRLKEDILDRNIENILRQYLKTPSFKNYKSSNKPDLEANKTLARNIATEGMVLLKNEGILPFKNTLKVALLGVTSYETIAGGTGSGDVNKAYMVSLEEGFMNAGFDVDELMVNSYKTYIEEEKGKIPPKKFFFEPDVLVREKLWTEEELYKIADENDVAVFTLGRTSGEFKDRTAEADFYLTDEEKNILKQISEAFHNKGKKFVIILNIGGVIETACWKNLADAILLAWQPGQEAGNAIVDVLSGKVTPSGKLPVTFPIMLNDVYSSKNFPGKLLDPSAPAPENPLMALPSEEIYEEGIYVGYRYFDTFKVKTSYPFGFGLSYTSFEYSDLSVKTKNDGVEVAFNVKNTGKYAGKEIAQVYVISPKGKIEKPEKELKGFAKTNLLNPGKSESVKIFIKNGELAYYNDHTTSWNIDRGDYHFLIGSNSQDISLTVNVKLKEMILKKTGKLLSPERKIKELKQ
- a CDS encoding Crp/Fnr family transcriptional regulator; this encodes MYLKYLNALNDISSLSEKSKKQISDFLTLKKVARDNLLLKQGEVCKHIYFVNRGFLRIFYYKKGKEITEWFTPEKHFCFSIISYFQHVPSKLIIEALEDSEIICFSKDGLDKLIKTNLEVSNLFIKLLSGSLILSQIRMDSVQFETALQRYKRLIEFNPEILQKVPLQHIASYLGITSETLSRIRNQV
- a CDS encoding SPOR domain-containing protein, translated to MQLEKYISDLLYRYQCVAVPGFGAFLAQKRPAEIIEVKTHTFYPPTKLLSFNSQLKFNDGILAKYVADVEKTTYEEAIVRIENQVERWVAALKNGEKLFFKNVGDLWLNKEEKIQFQPSFSINYLTSAFGCDSFVSETITREILKEEVEELEEKAPILFTPEKRKEKRSYLKYAAVFLIAASTIAFGVKTLNTRQVQQNQVVQQEVQQEVERNIQQATFFDADPAELPAVTVNLDFNNEVLKYHVVAGAFRVEENADKRVDQLLAKGYNANRIGKNKYGLHQVVYDSFSDVQEALEFLREVKRTDSSEAWLLVAE
- the dprA gene encoding DNA-processing protein DprA, with the protein product MTQTQLISVLALLNVKNIGDATAKKLIKYCGSAENVFKEKKNNLLKIDGIGELIIKDLYNPVHFKLAEEELKFVNNNQIQLSYFTDATYPEKLKHCLDGPVLIFKSGNIDLHNKKIISIVGTRQITTYGTAFCEKLIEDLSPLNPVIVSGFAYGVDICAQKTALKYGLQTIGCLAHGLNQVYPKVHEKYVAEIEKNGGFITDFWSKDNPERNNFLRRNRIIAGLSEGTIVIESAEKGGSLVTADIATSYNREVFAVPGRTDDKYSAGCNNLIKHQKAHVLTNAADVIYILNWKIEEEKKNRVVQKKLFIELDETEKNIYAFLQKNGKELIDIIALECKLPVHKVSTTLLNMELKGAIRPLPGKMFEAI
- a CDS encoding sensor histidine kinase, with the translated sequence MILLVVIASVLIAGVTIYQYKEQSIDYHRDRLERKEEQVKASIDYELLKTTWEVKTENLKYIFKDEIFKIADVHNLNFNIYDLEGNLIRSSKPRFEDDSVSNCLAPEILNGLIRSSNKRYVLKNHVAGESFQSSYTYINDSKFKPIGILNIPYFEDDSFNTTELKEFLMRLAAVYFLMFIIAIVLAYLVSKYITRSLKAVSIKLDQTKLSKRNEKIFLDKPSQEIGDLVDAYNGMVDELEESAVKLARSEREQAWREMAKQVAHEIKNPLTPMRLSVQSFERKFNLEDPEMEKKVSEFSKTLIQQIDTMSSIASAFSSFAQMPAQQNETLNVVKTVKLALDIFNEGCIRFISEKEEIIAKLDRTQLIRVVTNLVKNAIQSIPEDRERKIVVSVFSEGKNVKISVADNGAGISDLNREKVFEPKFTTKTSGMGLGLAMVKNIVESYKGEINFTSVADKGTVFTVTLPRA
- a CDS encoding CopD family protein, translating into MGEYYNYIKSLHLIFVITWFAGLFYIPRLFIYQIEAFAKPSPEKEILGKQLKLMAKRLWFIITWPSAVLATIFAVWLLVIIPSWLTEGWMHVKLVFVLLLYLYHFKTHQIFKQLQRDDVRYTSKFMRIWNEGATIILFAVVFLVILKSSISWVFGLAGLMVLVILLMLGIRLYKKIREKNPEA